The following are from one region of the Treponema denticola genome:
- a CDS encoding major outer sheath protein Msp gives MKKILSILMILVLLGGAAFAQLTPQVTANASVNWGIDFGAGNNAKAQHGFENYLDAKVVIPLYMGTLNSKTEGDVRMNFDLGVNLAYRFYDQLSNSASPHLAWDSDAEFKLWRKTLSDMSASIHFFGGYMNVYGRPDFSTNYAQIWSPIRDNGIAWGPETSGDITGFGTKLGYASDDLAGTGLKFDAGLKFGSNGSWKAKGSASQDKFKVVDLKAGDTSIAGATYYKQNGYDGEGKPIFSSTAAPAFTGPVDPATGLPTVAAGEAGKYLVQTASTATGPAANKYAFGLDLSLGYDKWVTLDFGINATFDNVKDFGKAGVHEDVAAGSNPDKPYLGMGFKLGSKPVDGLALTLAMDALMNVGTDSKVAFDLRFDASYKWVALGAYFGNDLSAYAGEDKNGDAIGDMAAMIAFKSAASGNTNFVEGLAFGVDFRLNHLLSAVPTGDKSTLPMGLSAWVNYKYALTDSMWIKPYVNFWGETNRKSIDPSKTDKFFGVAYKVGATFSPAEKIEIDTYWSQGKLSWNKYEGTQGMISAPAFDAHNGTFVIGVKVIY, from the coding sequence ATGAAAAAAATTCTGTCAATTTTGATGATTTTGGTGCTCTTGGGCGGAGCAGCTTTTGCCCAACTTACACCTCAAGTTACAGCAAATGCTTCTGTAAACTGGGGAATTGACTTTGGAGCAGGCAATAATGCAAAGGCCCAACATGGTTTTGAGAATTACTTGGACGCAAAGGTCGTAATCCCTCTTTACATGGGTACTTTAAACTCAAAGACCGAAGGTGACGTTCGCATGAACTTTGATCTTGGTGTAAACTTAGCTTACAGATTCTATGACCAGTTGTCAAATAGTGCATCACCCCATTTGGCTTGGGATTCGGATGCCGAGTTTAAACTCTGGAGAAAAACATTAAGCGATATGTCTGCATCTATTCATTTCTTCGGCGGTTACATGAATGTTTACGGACGCCCTGACTTTTCTACAAACTATGCACAGATTTGGTCACCTATCCGCGACAATGGTATAGCATGGGGTCCTGAAACCTCAGGCGATATTACTGGTTTTGGTACAAAACTCGGTTATGCAAGCGATGACCTTGCAGGAACAGGGCTTAAATTTGATGCCGGCTTAAAATTCGGATCAAACGGTTCATGGAAAGCTAAGGGATCAGCATCTCAAGATAAGTTTAAGGTTGTAGATTTGAAAGCTGGCGACACATCAATTGCTGGTGCTACATATTATAAGCAAAATGGTTACGATGGAGAAGGTAAGCCGATATTTAGTTCTACAGCAGCTCCTGCTTTCACAGGTCCTGTTGACCCTGCCACAGGTCTTCCTACCGTAGCTGCTGGTGAAGCCGGAAAATATTTGGTACAGACAGCGTCTACTGCAACCGGTCCCGCAGCAAACAAATATGCTTTCGGACTTGATTTAAGCTTAGGTTATGATAAGTGGGTTACGCTTGATTTCGGTATCAATGCAACTTTTGATAACGTTAAGGACTTTGGAAAGGCCGGTGTTCATGAAGATGTTGCAGCAGGATCAAATCCGGATAAGCCGTATTTAGGTATGGGATTCAAACTCGGATCAAAGCCTGTTGATGGTCTTGCTCTAACCTTAGCCATGGATGCCTTAATGAATGTAGGTACGGATTCAAAGGTTGCTTTTGATCTTCGCTTTGATGCTTCTTATAAGTGGGTAGCTCTTGGTGCCTACTTCGGTAATGATTTGTCTGCTTATGCCGGAGAGGACAAGAACGGCGATGCTATTGGTGATATGGCAGCAATGATTGCCTTTAAATCAGCAGCTTCAGGAAATACAAATTTTGTTGAAGGTTTGGCATTTGGCGTAGACTTCAGACTTAACCATCTCTTAAGCGCAGTTCCCACCGGTGATAAATCTACATTACCTATGGGTCTAAGTGCTTGGGTAAACTACAAGTATGCTCTTACAGATTCAATGTGGATCAAGCCCTATGTTAACTTCTGGGGTGAAACCAACAGAAAATCTATAGATCCTAGCAAAACCGATAAGTTCTTCGGTGTTGCCTATAAGGTCGGTGCTACATTCTCTCCTGCAGAGAAAATTGAAATTGACACCTACTGGTCACAGGGTAAACTTTCCTGGAATAAATATGAAGGTACTCAAGGCATGATTAGCGCTCCTGCTTTTGATGCACACAATGGTACTTTTGTAATCGGTGTTAAAGTTATCTACTAA
- a CDS encoding ATP-binding protein, producing MDFDFSRKIPIGIQSFEDLRRKNFLYVDKTLYAFKLANLGKVYFLSRPRRFGKSLFLSTLKAYFLGQKELFKGLYIEKAEEKRAEIEKNEAWGEYPVLYMDFNVGRYDLDAALAESLDYFLKKEEKLYGLKNEGDSFGKRFQSLIETAYNKTGKQVVILVDEYDKPLLQTMGVNEALNEEFRNTLKAFYSVIKTCDQYIRFAFLTGVTKFSKVSIFSDLNNLQDISMLNDYAEICGLTQAEIEKTFKPEIERLAKNTKNSYAKMLEELKKRYDGYKFSVLGESVYNPFSILNTLNSGELKNYWFSTGTPTFLVNYLKDAHYNIPDLDGNVELNEAGIELYRADAKNPLPILFQSGYLTINEYIEEVNMYRLGFPNDEVRYSFLENLFPSYSSLRPDETGVSIWKFVEDIRSGNVDEFMERMQAIIAGVPYDNLPKDKLKLREQNYQTAVYLIFKLMGQFVQTEIHCLKGRADCIVHTKDSIYIFEFKLMSAGTAEDAIVQIKENGYAAQFKTSGKKIILIGSSFNEEERTIGEWKSEEL from the coding sequence ATGGATTTTGATTTTTCGAGAAAGATACCGATAGGGATTCAAAGTTTTGAAGATTTACGCAGAAAAAACTTTTTATATGTAGATAAAACTCTATATGCTTTTAAGCTGGCCAACTTAGGGAAGGTATACTTTTTAAGCCGTCCCCGCCGCTTTGGAAAAAGTCTTTTTCTCTCGACTTTGAAGGCCTATTTTTTAGGGCAAAAAGAGCTTTTTAAGGGCTTGTACATCGAAAAGGCTGAAGAAAAGCGGGCCGAAATCGAAAAAAACGAAGCATGGGGTGAGTATCCTGTTTTGTATATGGATTTTAATGTGGGCCGATATGACTTGGATGCTGCTCTTGCTGAAAGCCTAGACTACTTTTTAAAAAAAGAAGAAAAACTCTACGGGTTAAAAAATGAAGGCGATTCTTTCGGAAAGCGTTTTCAGTCACTAATAGAAACCGCCTACAACAAAACCGGAAAGCAGGTGGTCATTCTTGTGGACGAATATGATAAACCCCTTTTACAAACAATGGGTGTAAACGAAGCCTTAAACGAAGAATTCCGCAATACCCTTAAAGCCTTTTATTCGGTAATAAAAACTTGCGACCAGTATATCCGCTTTGCTTTTTTGACGGGAGTTACAAAGTTCAGTAAGGTAAGTATATTCAGCGACTTAAATAATCTGCAAGATATAAGTATGCTGAATGACTATGCCGAAATATGCGGCCTAACTCAAGCCGAGATAGAAAAAACCTTTAAGCCTGAAATAGAAAGACTGGCGAAAAACACCAAAAACAGCTATGCTAAAATGCTTGAAGAACTAAAAAAGCGGTACGACGGCTATAAGTTCAGTGTTTTAGGAGAATCTGTCTATAACCCGTTTAGCATATTAAATACTTTAAACTCCGGCGAATTAAAAAATTATTGGTTCTCCACAGGCACGCCGACTTTTTTGGTAAACTACCTAAAAGATGCTCATTACAATATTCCCGACCTAGACGGAAATGTTGAATTAAATGAAGCGGGGATAGAATTATACCGTGCAGATGCAAAAAATCCATTACCGATATTGTTTCAATCGGGCTATTTAACGATAAACGAATACATAGAAGAAGTTAATATGTATCGCTTAGGCTTTCCGAATGATGAGGTACGTTATAGCTTTTTAGAAAATCTATTCCCGTCATATTCTTCACTTAGGCCTGATGAAACGGGAGTTTCAATATGGAAGTTTGTCGAGGATATCCGATCCGGGAATGTCGATGAGTTTATGGAAAGGATGCAGGCTATAATAGCCGGTGTGCCTTACGATAATCTTCCAAAAGATAAGCTCAAATTGAGGGAGCAAAACTACCAGACTGCCGTTTACCTAATCTTTAAACTTATGGGGCAATTTGTGCAAACGGAAATACACTGTTTAAAAGGCAGGGCTGACTGTATAGTACATACTAAGGATTCGATATACATCTTTGAGTTTAAGCTGATGAGTGCAGGTACGGCAGAAGATGCAATAGTCCAAATAAAAGAAAATGGCTATGCCGCTCAATTTAAGACAAGCGGCAAAAAAATAATTCTGATAGGTTCGAGTTTTAATGAGGAGGAAAGGACTATCGGCGAATGGAAGTCGGAAGAACTTTAA
- a CDS encoding sulfide/dihydroorotate dehydrogenase-like FAD/NAD-binding protein, with the protein MHKILEKRQYSPEVFYLRVEAPEIAKNRHPGQFVIVQIDTNFGERVPLTIADANAEEGWIALVIQAVGATTIKLCNKNVGDSIAAILGPLGRPSHITKCGTVACVCGGIGVAPMYPIAQAFKEAGNKLIVIIGARNKDLIVFEDEMKAIADELIITTDDGSYGRKALVTVPLKELCESQTPPDEVFAIGPPIMMKFCAETTRPFGIKTTVSLNTIMIDGTGMCGGCRVTVDNQIKFVCVDGPEFDAHKVDFDNMMMRMKAFRGREDQDRHKCKSGIFN; encoded by the coding sequence ATGCACAAAATACTTGAAAAACGGCAATATTCGCCTGAGGTTTTTTATTTGCGCGTTGAAGCACCGGAAATCGCAAAAAACAGACATCCGGGACAGTTTGTAATCGTTCAAATAGATACCAACTTCGGTGAAAGAGTTCCTCTCACAATTGCCGATGCAAATGCCGAAGAAGGCTGGATCGCCCTCGTTATTCAGGCCGTAGGAGCCACAACCATCAAACTTTGCAATAAAAACGTAGGTGATTCTATCGCTGCAATTTTAGGCCCTCTTGGACGCCCCTCCCACATCACAAAGTGCGGAACCGTTGCCTGTGTCTGCGGAGGTATTGGTGTTGCCCCAATGTACCCTATAGCTCAAGCCTTTAAAGAAGCAGGTAACAAGCTCATAGTTATCATCGGAGCAAGAAACAAGGATCTAATCGTTTTTGAAGATGAAATGAAGGCTATCGCCGATGAGCTAATTATCACAACAGATGATGGTTCTTATGGAAGAAAGGCTCTTGTAACCGTACCTTTAAAAGAACTCTGTGAAAGTCAAACTCCTCCCGACGAAGTCTTTGCAATCGGCCCGCCCATAATGATGAAATTCTGTGCCGAAACCACCCGTCCATTCGGAATAAAAACAACGGTTTCACTTAACACGATTATGATTGACGGTACGGGAATGTGCGGCGGCTGCCGTGTAACCGTAGACAATCAAATCAAGTTCGTATGTGTTGACGGCCCCGAATTCGATGCCCACAAGGTTGACTTCGATAATATGATGATGAGAATGAAGGCCTTCCGCGGACGCGAAGATCAGGATAGGCATAAGTGCAAGTCCGGTATTTTTAATTAA
- a CDS encoding Rpn family recombination-promoting nuclease/putative transposase, producing the protein MEKLFKITLRNDYAFKRVFGVEENKDVLQDLLECILDIPPESISGLELLDKEFQKELLSEKLGVLDIKLRLKDGTFIDIEIQNSWHFDFPERTLYYWSKMYNENIKQGQDYTKLPKCITINLIGKGFNKNKRLHNKYFILEKDTKEPLVSKFEIHILNLEKARLLKEGQYKNNKTKRLLNWLKFIETDDREVRSMLEQESPMMKKANATIELMEMSPRDKWLYDSRMKYEHDRASCISEGYRQGIEEGMLQGEIKGIEQGIEKGAHQKALETAKNLLEMGLSPDSIIKATGLNLNEIEKL; encoded by the coding sequence ATGGAAAAATTATTTAAAATAACTTTACGCAACGACTATGCATTTAAGCGTGTATTCGGAGTAGAAGAAAATAAGGATGTTCTTCAGGATTTGCTGGAATGTATATTGGATATTCCGCCTGAAAGCATCTCAGGTTTGGAGCTCTTGGATAAGGAGTTTCAGAAAGAGCTTTTAAGTGAAAAACTCGGTGTTTTGGATATCAAGTTAAGACTTAAAGATGGAACTTTTATCGATATTGAGATTCAAAACAGTTGGCATTTTGATTTTCCTGAAAGAACTTTGTATTATTGGTCTAAAATGTACAATGAAAACATAAAACAAGGCCAAGACTATACAAAACTGCCAAAGTGTATTACAATAAACTTGATAGGAAAAGGCTTTAATAAAAATAAGCGTTTACACAACAAGTATTTTATTCTGGAAAAAGATACAAAAGAGCCTTTAGTTTCAAAATTTGAGATTCATATATTGAACCTTGAAAAAGCAAGGCTCTTAAAAGAAGGTCAATATAAAAATAATAAAACAAAACGCTTATTAAACTGGCTGAAATTTATCGAAACTGATGACAGGGAGGTACGTAGTATGCTGGAACAAGAATCGCCGATGATGAAAAAGGCAAATGCAACGATAGAATTAATGGAAATGAGTCCTAGGGATAAATGGCTTTATGATTCCCGTATGAAATATGAACATGACAGAGCTTCATGTATAAGCGAAGGTTATCGGCAGGGTATTGAAGAAGGAATGTTGCAAGGTGAAATAAAGGGTATTGAACAAGGTATTGAAAAGGGTGCTCACCAAAAAGCCCTTGAAACTGCAAAAAATTTGCTTGAAATGGGGCTTAGCCCGGATTCCATTATAAAAGCTACCGGTTTAAACCTTAACGAAATCGAAAAACTATAA
- the gltA gene encoding NADPH-dependent glutamate synthase: MENINKECHKHVTHEELSDRAKQLWADLKGKTLTPKERAQIPIQEMPTLDPHKRASLMNEVAMGYTDEQARIEAERCLNCKNKPCVKGCPVGIPIPEFIAEIQKGDYKKAVDIIKTTNLLPAICGRVCPQEKQCQAFCTVGKMLKSTEQAVAIGRLERFVADWERNNNKITIPPVAPETGKKVAIIGSGPAGLTVAADVRREGHSVTVFEAFHKTGGVMVYGIPEFRLPKEIVAKEVENLEKMGVEFKTNFLVGRTETLEQLLKEDGYDAAFIGTGAGLPKFMGIEGENLIGVFSANEYLTRANLMKAYDATHSDTPLYQAETLAVIGGGNVAMDAARMGYRLGCKKVYCIYRRTRAEMPARIEEVAHAEEEGVEFCFLQNPTRIIGDEEGKVCAIEVLDYELGEPDESGRRKPVEKPGTEHQIKVDAVIVALGNDSNPLMAQTSHGLEVTKKGNIVVDESQKTSIEGVWAGGDIVLGAATVILAMGEGRKAAAAINEYLKTK, encoded by the coding sequence ATGGAAAATATAAATAAAGAATGTCATAAACATGTAACCCATGAAGAGCTTTCAGATCGGGCCAAACAGCTTTGGGCCGATTTAAAGGGCAAAACCTTAACCCCTAAAGAAAGGGCTCAGATTCCTATTCAGGAAATGCCGACCCTCGATCCTCATAAAAGAGCCTCATTGATGAATGAGGTTGCCATGGGCTACACCGATGAACAGGCCCGCATTGAGGCGGAAAGATGCTTAAACTGCAAAAACAAGCCCTGCGTTAAAGGCTGCCCCGTAGGTATACCGATTCCCGAATTTATTGCCGAAATCCAAAAAGGCGATTATAAAAAGGCTGTCGATATTATAAAAACAACAAACCTCTTACCTGCAATTTGCGGACGCGTTTGTCCTCAAGAAAAGCAGTGCCAAGCTTTTTGTACTGTAGGTAAGATGCTCAAATCCACGGAACAGGCTGTAGCCATCGGCCGTCTTGAACGCTTTGTCGCCGACTGGGAAAGAAACAATAATAAGATTACCATTCCACCCGTTGCTCCCGAAACCGGAAAAAAAGTTGCTATCATCGGTTCAGGCCCTGCCGGTTTGACTGTTGCAGCCGATGTCCGCAGGGAAGGCCACTCGGTAACAGTCTTTGAAGCCTTCCACAAAACAGGCGGCGTTATGGTTTACGGAATCCCCGAATTCCGATTGCCGAAAGAAATCGTTGCAAAGGAAGTCGAAAACCTCGAAAAGATGGGCGTTGAATTCAAAACCAACTTCTTGGTAGGAAGAACCGAGACCCTTGAGCAGCTTTTAAAAGAAGACGGATATGATGCCGCCTTTATCGGAACCGGTGCCGGTCTTCCCAAATTTATGGGAATTGAAGGCGAAAACCTCATCGGTGTTTTTAGTGCAAACGAATATTTGACAAGGGCTAACCTTATGAAGGCCTATGATGCAACGCACTCCGATACCCCTCTGTATCAGGCTGAAACTCTAGCCGTAATCGGAGGCGGAAACGTTGCTATGGATGCTGCCAGAATGGGCTACCGCCTTGGCTGTAAAAAAGTCTACTGTATTTACCGCCGAACCCGTGCCGAAATGCCCGCCCGAATCGAAGAAGTTGCCCATGCCGAGGAAGAAGGCGTAGAGTTCTGCTTCCTTCAAAACCCCACAAGAATAATCGGAGATGAAGAAGGAAAGGTTTGCGCAATAGAAGTTTTAGACTATGAATTGGGCGAACCTGATGAATCCGGCAGAAGAAAGCCTGTAGAAAAACCCGGTACCGAGCATCAAATAAAGGTTGATGCCGTAATCGTTGCCCTCGGAAACGACTCCAACCCCCTTATGGCTCAAACAAGTCATGGTTTGGAAGTTACCAAAAAGGGCAATATCGTCGTTGACGAAAGCCAAAAAACCTCGATCGAGGGAGTTTGGGCAGGAGGCGACATTGTTTTAGGTGCTGCTACCGTAATTCTTGCAATGGGCGAAGGCCGAAAAGCCGCTGCCGCAATTAACGAATATTTAAAGACAAAATAA
- a CDS encoding Rpn family recombination-promoting nuclease/putative transposase: MEKLFKITLRNDYAFKRVFGVEENKDILQDLLECILDIPSKDIAGLELLDKEFHKDLISDKTGVLDVKLRLKNNTIIDIEIQNRWNSEFAQRTIFYWAKMYTENLKTGEVYTKLPKCITINIVGEGFDLNNLIHSEYNVVEKHLNERLSDELEIHFLNLTKVKEQQESFEQDEKRKKLYNWLKFIKTDNPEVRKMLEQESPMMAKANTMIEVMEMSPKEKWLYENRMKYEHDKASWKNAGYQEGIEKGAHQKALETAKNLLEMGLSPDSIIKATGLNLNEIEKL, translated from the coding sequence ATGGAAAAATTATTTAAAATAACTTTACGCAACGACTATGCATTTAAGCGTGTATTCGGAGTAGAAGAAAACAAAGATATTCTTCAAGATTTGTTGGAATGTATATTGGATATTCCATCTAAGGATATTGCGGGCTTGGAACTTCTGGATAAGGAGTTTCATAAGGATTTGATAAGCGACAAAACCGGTGTCTTAGACGTAAAATTACGCCTAAAAAACAACACGATTATCGACATCGAAATTCAAAACAGATGGAACAGCGAGTTTGCTCAAAGAACCATCTTTTACTGGGCTAAAATGTATACGGAAAACTTAAAAACGGGTGAAGTGTATACAAAACTGCCCAAATGTATTACAATAAACATAGTGGGTGAAGGCTTTGATTTAAATAATCTTATTCACAGTGAGTATAATGTGGTAGAAAAGCACCTAAACGAAAGGCTTTCCGATGAGCTTGAAATTCACTTTTTAAACTTAACCAAAGTTAAAGAACAACAAGAAAGCTTTGAACAGGACGAAAAGAGAAAGAAACTTTACAACTGGCTGAAATTTATTAAAACTGATAATCCGGAGGTAAGAAAGATGTTAGAACAAGAATCCCCCATGATGGCAAAAGCCAATACAATGATAGAAGTAATGGAAATGAGCCCAAAAGAAAAGTGGCTCTATGAAAACCGCATGAAATACGAACACGATAAGGCCTCTTGGAAAAATGCGGGGTATCAAGAAGGTATTGAAAAGGGTGCTCACCAAAAAGCCCTTGAAACTGCAAAAAATTTGCTTGAAATGGGGCTTAGCCCGGATTCCATTATAAAAGCTACCGGTTTAAACCTTAACGAAATCGAAAAACTATAA